The following is a genomic window from Liolophura sinensis isolate JHLJ2023 chromosome 10, CUHK_Ljap_v2, whole genome shotgun sequence.
tatatatatatatatatatatatatatatatatatatatatatatatatatatatatatatatatatatatatatatatatatatatatatatatatatatatatatatatatatatcatgtgttACGTAGGTATGTCATGTGTTACGCACTGCCTGGGGCAAAATGCCAGACAAACTGTTAGATGCCAGACAAACTGTTAGACAGAGTGCTAggttaaatatgttaatataGGCAAAGTGACCGTAATATTGTCAATTGTGATGCTTTTTAAGGTAACGTAATGACAACAtgattttttactttttaagtcTAGTGATTTACAACCAGAcgaaatgtatataaaaaagattTACAATAAGATGTAGAACTCATTATGCACAGAATTTATCTGACAAAATGCCACATAAAATCTTTGATCGAGTCTTGCATAAGAACTGTGGAGACCAACATTAAACAAAAGTGCCATAAACTAAATGCATGTCTGGGCTGTAAGTATGACAATACCTCGGTTCATCTTTTACCTCCATTTTCAGCTGGGATACGATCGGACAAGGTTACGTAATCACATCTCTGAAAACCTCCTTTGACCAACACGCGCGCCCTCTACTTGACACCATTGACTTAATTCGCTCCCTTGGTTTAGAAGGACGGGGTTTCCAGCTTCCAAAGATCGTCGTTATAGGGGATCAGAGTGTGGGAAAATCATCCTGTTTGGAGGCTCTGTCCGGCATCCAATTACCCAGGGGAGATGGTAAGAGTTGACACATTTAAGTGTTTTGTGACGGTGCAACGAGTTTGATACAACACCCTGATTTACAAGAGCAATAACACTTTTTTCAGCATGCTGAGTATGTGAAATCTTCCAAACCTTATACATACGTACAACATATATAACACAGTGAACAACAAAGCATTGTCCAGCAAAGTGAATAAGAAACCTTCTGGGATTTTTACATAACTGCAGTAGGCATCCCCTAGTGAACAACAAAGCATTGTCCAGCAAACTGAATAAGAAACCTTCTGGGATTTTTACACAACTACAGTATGCATCCCCTAGTGAACAACAAAGCATTGTCCAGCAAGCTGAATAAGAAACCTTCTGGGATTTTTACATAACTACAGTATGCATCCCCTAGTGAACAACAAAGCATTGTCCAGCAAACTGAACAAGGAACCTATCAGACTTTGTACAAAACTACAAAGTATATTCCAAAGTAGGAAACACATCATTGTCCAGGACACGGATTAAGAAACCTTTTACACCTTGTAAATAACTACAAAGTATATCCCATGGTTTTCAACACGGCATTGTCAGGTACACTCATTAGGAAACCCTTTACACCTTGTACATAACTACAAAGTATATTCCACAGTAGGCACCAAAGCATTGTCCAACACACTTCTTGATTAAgaacactttatacacatgtagactttatacatgtagacgaCATGACGACATAAAAATTTCACAGCAAGATAGAACCTACAACTATGGACAAGGCATTTGCATCTCTTCTGACTATATTGGAACATAATCTATGACATGAGTACACAGTTCCGTATGGCTTTTGTGTGGTTGTTTTGTAAAACCACTTATCTTCTATCGAGATGGCGAGCATCTCTCGGTGCCACTTAGGGGAATGTTCGATTGTAACTTGCAAATGGTCGAGCATTCCGGATTGTTCTATCCATGAAACTGATCGCGATTGTACAGGTGAAACCGGAATGCCCAGTCATTTGACGCtaaggaaaccggaatgtccAGTCATTTGAAACGAAGGAAACCGGTATGTCCAGTCATTCCAcgtgaaggaaaccggaatgcccatAAATTCCAACTACCGGAAAACACTAGACGATATAAACCTCATTACCAAAAGCCACATGTATTCCAGAAAATCCTGCATACCAGTCATCGATACCATTAATCTGAGGGTAGCGATCAGTCAGCGGTGTCCTCCTTCATAATTTAAAGACACAgttaatatttttcaatatgtatgtatatatttgttgcaGGAATCGTAACTCGGACTCCGCTTGAGATGCGCATGCGCACGGCAAGAATTGGCACCGGCTGGCGATGTCGTATCCAGTACAAGGACCACAAAGGTCAGCACGTGAACACGGAAATAAATAACTCGTCTGAAGTCGGAGAAGGTGTTAAAGAAGGTAATTGTAACAGTTATGTTTCTTTCTAGTGTATTTACTGAATAATAGATAGGATGACCTAAGAATTTTCTTGTATCTTACTATCTGCGTTAGAGTGTTATCTCACTTATCAATGGATGAATGCGTTAACATGCTATCTCACTTACAACTCGATTAGTGCGTTAGCATGTAATCTCACTTACCACTGGATAAGAGCGTTAGCATGTAATCTCACATACGACTGGATGAGTTGCTTTAATATGTTGTCTCACGCAAAACTGGGTGAGTGCGTTAACATGTTATCTCACTTACAACTGGATGAGTGCATTAACATGTTATCTCACTTAGAACTGGAAGAATGGGCTGACATGTTAGTTCATTTACAAGTGGATGAGTGCGCAAAAATGCTAAGCTCACATACAACTGGTTGTGTAAATTAATATGTTATCCCGTTTACAACTGGAGGTGTTATCCCTCTTAAAACTATAATATAAACCGTCCACTACCCCAAacagttttcaagtttttagaGAGTCACTGACAATGTAGTTTAACCACTCTTCAAATTGTGCTAATGAGCTTACTTTTCAGCACAATCCAGAATTATGGGAGACACTTCCGGTATAAGCGACAGCCTGATCACCCTGGAAGTTGAATCGCCGGACGTGCCAGATCTGACCTTAATTGACTTGCCCGGAATCGCCCGTTACTCGGAGGCTAACGCTCAAATAGAGCAACAggtgagttgtctcccctagaCGATCAAGAGACCAACATCACTACTACCGTTCACATGTAGAACATGTTTTTAACAACTGAGTGTGGACCAAAATAAACTCACTATTACGTGCCTTTATGACCCAAACACTCAATATTTTTGCACTTTGATGATAAAGTACTATGTTTTATTTGCCTTGCATTCAGTAAAAACAGTTACGAAAGTTACGAGTTGTTATAGGAACTAAACATCCGCTGAGAACAAAAGGCAAGGgggtgaaatacaaaatacgTGCAAAAACAGTGAAGGATTTGAACTGATTCAATTAAGTAAAGCAAAAAGGattattttaacagaattttaatattttagctcacctgtacttTGTAGCTATGTCATACCTTGGGCGTCGGAGTCAACGCCGACACCCAATAACACGGTAAGCAATGCTAAGGCAAATGTCAGGGATtgtgttttaaaactttaagtACTGTGTGTATTGAGATCAGGTTTGCATATTACAAAATCCACTGCTTTCTCCAGTTTTTCTGTGTTAGAATCAGCTGTCAGGTAAATGTTTCACATGTGTATAGCGAAACATTTACATTCATAATCACATTcacatgaatgaataaataattaacatgAAGGTGATGTTTCACGGTTGCTGCCCTATGTGTGTGTTAATTActgaaaattataaaattcatgTCCACCACGTTTTATTTGTATTGGAATTCCTGGTAAGGTAAATGTTTCTTTACCTTATTATGGAGCTAAATTTTTACCTTCATGTGGTtcctacaggcgagctctttggtagtcttGCTACTAACTGTAACTTGAATGATACATATTTCGTCTGAATATCACTGGCATGCTTTTCATTCAAGTGTGCTCTGGTGGTAATTTTTTATGTATCGCGTTAGATGTTTCAAAATAGGATTTCAAAATGTACGATTTCTTGCATCGGCAATAGAGGTCTATGTACATCTTTGTCCAGCTACATAACCATGATAAAGATAGTTCATTATTAACCAatacgtccagctcatgctggctccctcgccagtcgtacgtggaaagaattgccagcaacctgaggccGTGGTTTACCGATTTTCCGAttttctccctccataatgcagggtgccctcgtataagtgaatctTATTACTGATCATGCTTGATTccgtatatgtttttttttcgtgtaTTTGTCATTCTGTGTACCAGTTTATCATTTGGCGACCTTACAGTCGTTTTAATATTCTCCGGATTCCTAGTAGGGTTTTCAGGAGAGAGTgccgtatatgtacatgttctacCAGCTTGGCATTGCACACTAGACACGTTTGACATTGTCCTCTTTTATCAACGCATACAGTCTATTGAGTTTGGAATAACGTTAAACGTTAACTGTTTGGGAGTAAGCCTCTAACTTTAAGATAACCTCGGACAAACTGTGATGACGTCTTTCCTCCATAACGTTTTCCCGCTTATATAGAGAAGCTCCCATGCTCAAAAATGGGGAAGTTACTTTTGCCGCTGGTTATCATACAAGacgatgtttgtttttctttgtgattAATTCCGGAGGAAACCCAATGTTATTTATACTCTGTCATCCTACCATCGTGATTATTCTGGTGTTCGCCAGGCTGGTTGGGTTTATATTTAAACCCGGAAATGTGCTCCACGGGAGGAGTCCCCGGAgagatgaaaaatgttttggatCAGTTTTCAAACCTGATCGTCACATGAAACAGCATTGTCAAAAactcataaatcataaataggCCTACCTAAAAGAGTGGATGTCCCAGTATTTTATATATCAACATAAAATCAACAATTCCATTTGCTTGTCATTAATTATTTTCACAGCCTAtggtagacatacatgtatttgtaaatatggaGATGTTCAGTCACTAAACAGATCTTtcattttgaacatgttttttttttctcatttaggTGAAGGTGATATTTTCATGAGTTATGGTCTCACCGAAATTGAAATCATTAATTAAGTATCTCAGTCAATAGTtgatatgaaaacaaataaaaatcataagAAACAGTGGCATTACCTTCATCTAACCTGGCCTCAACGCATTATCTTCCTGACTTGTGTGCATAGGTTCTCCAGAGGAAAGTCCCTGTGCTGCCATGGGGAAGGACAAATTCTGAGTGTAGGTGCAACTTCTGTCGCGTGCGAGAGCGCGAGAATCTCGCAGTTTCTCGTCCAAAACAGCACCAGGCAGAGTCACGGTACTGTGGCCTAGAGAAAAGATATGACCCGTCGGTGAGTTGGGAATTTGTGGCAAAGACCGTCTCACTTCCTCGTGGCTTTGGGACATCCATCCAATGCGACACAACATTATGAGCAATGGGTAGTCATGCTGTCAAACgatataaaatacaatgtgCCACTGTAGTTCTTCTTTTAAATTAATCTGTAACGTGAGTGTAGCGAAAATTTGAGAAAGATAATCGCACATGAAGTTTCACGCCGAAACCGATCGAAATGACATTTAGGGTAACTTGGAATGAATGCGCATGTCTCAACGTCATGCACTGTGGAAGTATTGCAGCCATAGTACGTCTGGAAGAGGCTGAGGGCCGAGTGGGAATAATGcataaaaataatgcattttATGGAGTGCTTCTTCtaaatacaaacatttccacACCCAATTAGGTGTATGCCATAACATTAAATACTCAAACAGAGAGTTATCCCAGAgccgcgacgacagtgtgatgattggTAAATGGTGACACATATAAATGGGAAAATTTGGCCTCGTATCAATTTACGTCCATATTGTGTCGGTATTTAACTGTGACATTCATAGTTGACTCGTACTGGGATTGTCGAAAAGAATACAAAATGACGTTATTTAAGATGGCCTTGAGTCTGTTTCTCGGTGTCTGTAAACTGCTGACAGTGTATGTTGTTTTGAATATAGCAGTTCTATCCCCTTTGTAGGTGTCAAGCTTGGAATATGCTGACCGTGTATCTGACTGTAGACGTAGCAATTCTGTCCCCCGATATGACCTTGAGTCCCTTTCTCAGTGTCAAGCTTGGAATATGCTGACCGTGTATCTGTCAGTGGGCGTAGCAATTCTGTCCCCCGATATGCCCTTGAGTCACTTTCTCAGTGTCAAGCCTGGGATATACTGACCGTGTATCTGACTGTGGACGTAGCATTTCTGTCCCTCGATATGTCCTTGAGTCACCGTCTCAGTGTCAATCTTGGAATAAGCTGACCGTGTGTCTGTCAGTGGGCGTAGCAATTCTGTCCCCCCGATATGACCTTGAGTCACCGTCTCAGTGTCAAGCCTGGGATATGCTGACCGTGTATCTGACTGTAGACGTAGCAATTCTGTCTCCCGATATGGCCTTGAGTCACCGTATCAGTGTCAATCCTGGGATATGCTGACTGTGTATCTGACTGTGGGCGTAGCAATTCTGTCGCCCGTTATGTCCTTGAGTTACCGTCTCAGTGTCAAGCTTGGAATAAGCTGACAGTGTGTCTGTCAGTGGATGTAGCAATTCTGTCCCCCGATATGACCTTGAGTCACAGTCTCAGTGTCAAGAATGGGATATGCTGACCGTGTAGCTGACTGTGGGCGTAGCATTTCTGTCCCCCGATATGTCCTTGAGTCACGGTATCAGTGTCAAGCCTGGGATATGCTGACCGTGTATCTGACTGTGGGCGTAGCAATTCTGTCCCCCCGATATGGCCTTGAGTCACCGTATCAGTGTCGAGCTCGGAATATACTGCCTGTATGTCTGACTGTGAACATtgcatttctgtgttgaatccTATGAGCTTAATACTAGCATCTTTTTCACATGaagttttaacattatttccaCTGAccatgaccattttttttttgattggtgttttacgccgtactcaagaatatttcacttatacgacggcgaccagcattatggtgggtggaaaccgggcacagcccgggggaaactcacgaccatccgcaggttgctgtcagaccttcccacttacggccggagaggaagccagcataagctggacttgaactcacagcgaccgcattggtgtgaggctcctgggtcattacgctgcgctagcgcgctaaccgactgagccacggaggccccctgttcCTCTAAATGATTCTATTCGTTACTCCATTCCGGATCTGTAGCACTGTATATGTTTTGTCCTAAAACCAATTAACAAAATCTGCGGAAAATTTCCACAGATCGATTATTAATTAGCTGGTTGTTTTTTGACACAGGGGTATTAAATTTCTAGTTTCAATTGGGTCAAATCGAAGCGTTGCGCCGCTGTTAAGTGCTGTCTTGGACGTGTGATATGTTATCAGGTTGCGACGGAAGGAGATGACCTTTTCCGATGCATGTCTATGCATGTCTGGATACAGATGCTTTCCTCAGATCCGCTACCCCAAATTTGAACCCTTTGTTCAAATTACCTGagcatgagttatatttccggTCTGCTACTACCTACAACTTTCGCAACTGTACTTTTACTCATCGCAAAGCTCTACGGTCGTTagctgtacattttacagcgttATTTCAGACACATACTGCTGCTTGTCGTTCCTAGAACCTTAACAGTCGTTATCCAAAGCTAATTTTACGGTTTACATGTGCAAAAGGCCACATCTTTCATTGCTTCCGTACTACTACTACGTTTTACAACCGTTCTTTCACTCATCGCATCTTTTAGCAAAACTCGACAGTCATTAGGTGTACACTTTACAGCGTTATTTCAGACACATACTCTGCTTTTCATTCCCGGAACCTTAACAGTCATTATCCAAAGCTAATTGTACGGTTTATATGTGCTTATCTGACCATCAAGACATGGTActaaaagtttgtttttgttgtatacTGGATGTTCTCGATGTTAAAGTAAGCTTACACATGAGTCAACTACACAAGTTATCAACACCTCCTGAAGTGGGTTCTTTTTAAGATATAATCGTATATATTTTCGTTTTTGAGCACATTCAGCATTTCACATCGGTATGCATGATTGCGTATTATTGGTATGGTTTAAAAGACTGCACGTCCTGCTAAAGCCTTCGCATGGTTTGTTGAAATAATCTCTTCACCGTTATTTCAAACGCCAAGACCATCTAGTGCAGACTGACGGTCATTTGCAAAGGGTGGCGACAAGGTATATAGCTGGAATGACCGGGTCTCACTACCAAAATGCAGGTTTATAATTACTGATTAAACGTTCTTGTTTTCCGTTGATTTCTGTTACTCCCAATGCGGCCGCCAATTAAAGTTCTTTTGGCTAAAGAAATTCCCTGTTAAGGataaggagtgagtgagtgcttggggttaaacttCGTGCTTAAGGATAAGTATTGacagagtgcttggggtttaacgtcgtacttcggAATAAggagtgagtcagtgcttggggtttaacgtcatacttaaggATAAGGAGTGAGTAAGTGCATGGGATTTAACATCATGCTTAAGAAAAAGGATTGAGTGAGtctttggggtttaacgtcgtgcttaacgaTAAGGAGTGAGtatgtgcttggggtttaacgtcgtgcttgaaaaaaggagtgagtgagtgcttggggattaatgtcatacttaaggATAAGGCgtgagggagtgcttggggttgaacGTCATGCTTAAGGATAaggattgagtgagtgcttggggtttaacgtcgtacttacgGATAaggattgagtgagtgcttggggtttaacgtcgtacttaaggaTAAGGAAAGATTACAGATAAACTACAACGAGGGGAGCTATTTATTCCCGGCTCgagtttttttttgaaagcatacacatgtatatacagaagtGGACAATTCTATACTTTCATGGTTTTGCAAATTTCATGCTTTAGTTCCAGATCGTGTCATATTAAATCATGTGTCAAATTTAGCTTCCTTGCCTGTTGAAGCCCAGGATCACCGTAAAGCCAAAGAATGGTTGGCCTGGTGTTGGCTTACACTTCCTCAAATCATAATGCTGCATAATATCGCCGTCACATAATTGAAGTATTCTTTgatatggcgtgaaacaccaacgATAAAACCCCTTTCCATACAGTGACTAGGGTGTGCTTCAAGAAACATACTTCACTAAGGCAGGATGATAATGATTGGGAATCTACTTATGCTTATGACTCCATCTTTACATGAGCGAAACAATAAGACGCCATGTCTTATTTAATACCTATGCACAGTGTGCAGTGTATATTATCAACAGGTTGATTAGGCTGACGTTCTGGTGTACTGAGCGGTGTTCTAGCGCATTAGAAGCATGTTCCAGTGTATTATAATGATGTTCTATAGTGTATTAGAATGATGTTTTAGTGTATTGGAATGATGTTCTAAAGTATTGGAATGATATTCCAAAATGTGTCTACTTGGCGTGTGTACTTTTTCCCACATATCAAGATGATAATACAAAATTATGTTCTTCAAGCGTCTCCCTTTTCAAGTCTACCTTCATACCACAACTGGTGttctttttgattggtgttttacgccgtactcaagaatattttacttatacgactccggccagtattattgtggaaggaaattggacagagcactggggaaacccacgaccacccgcaggttgttttcagttgtatataACGATAACAGTACTATGTTTTTATTAGCGGTGCTGTCgttttatgtatgtacaacagATCCTATCACTGAAAAATGGCTTTGTCAACACCGAGTTTCGAACCAACGTACCCAGAGACGGAAATTTTTTTCCAGCAATATAGCTGTATTTGTAGACCGTCTAGATCTTACTGTCAGCAGGCCTGCGAAACACGGAGCGATCTTAGCCAATATTGGGCAATGTTGTCGGTGCTATACCATAAAATTGTAAATCTCAAAAAGCATCAAACATGATACtgttattttaaataatgacaTGCATCAATCCGATATGACATCCACGAACTTCTCTCTATGTAGATAACGatttcgcaaaaaaaaaaaaaatcaaagtgtGTGTAGGCCTTTatttttacgtcgtgcttaacaaagtttcagacatatgatgaagaggagtcatttggtgtgtacatttactgtgtcttaTTGTACCCGTGGGATATAAAAGTATTTTCTTTTAGATATAACAACTAATGATTTAACAACTACTGGTTTATTACAGATTATTCAGCTAATAAAAAAGTTCATCAAGTCGGATAACACCATCATACTGGCCGTATTTCCTGCGGGAACTGACGTCGACACGGTAGCCGCCTTCCGGTTGGCTAGAGACGTCGATCCCGAGCTGAAGAGAACAATGGGTAATCATAGAGACATCTTGTCTCATTCTGATTACGTTTATATAAGTTTGTCGGGTGCCGTGTCTGTTtctgaatgaacgaatgaatgaatgcgtTTCAACGGAActttttcaaccatatcgtgacGAGAGCATATTAAAACCAGGAAACGTTAGAACCTTTTTCGACATGAGAATgacaacattcaaaataaaataaaaaaacatgaaacagacGCTTTTTATACGAGGTCAAATAAACGAATGCGTGAAataatgaatgagtgaaataacGTATAAATGAACGAttaaatgaatgagtgaaataatgaatgagtgaaataagAAGTGAAGAAATGAGCGAATGAaggaattaatgaattaatgaataagtgaaataatgaatgagtgaaataacgaatgaatgaatgaatgagtgaaataatgaatgagtgaaataacgaatgaatgaatgagtgaaataatgACTGACGATGCCTTAAATCGATGCCGAACAATTGGCGAAGAGATTACAAATGCAATCACACTTTACAGTGAAACAggttgattttaaaaataatatgttatcagtaaaattttgaatcCGACTCTTCCAAATCGTTGTCATAGGTCAATCGGTTAATTAACTGAGTTGGactttcttcctttttttcaaCCAAATTAGCAAGAAAACTGTACATTGCAATTCTATTAAAATGTAAGATACCCATtcaaaaataacacaataatAAGTGTTTTGATGAAGAAATAAGCTGCTTCAAGGAATAATTTCTTTGCTAATTATCTcagtattatttaaaaaatgtttaccCAATTAAAATACTATACATTCATAATTGTGTTTCATTAgaaaataccataaaatatcaCATACTTTGTGGAACAGTGTACCGTAAAATCTGAATTAATGCCAAAATATGACCCCCTATGCAGCTTTTAATGATATTTACAGGAGTGGTAACGAAAATGGATTTGGTGGGGCCGGGCTCAGAAAAATTTGTCCTGGACACACTAAATAATAAGAAAGTAAAGCTGAACCTCGGGATGTTTGCCGTACGGTGTCGAAACCAGGATGAGGTCGAGAGAGGAATTCCCCTTCAGGAAGCGTGTCGGAAAGAAGAGGATTTTTTCCACAGTCATCCTCATTTTGGGTAAGATTAAATATTACAGTCGATTCTCCGCAACCATTCTCATTTTGGTTAAGCGCGAATGTTAAATAAGATTTTCTGCAGTTATTCTTATTTTGAGTAAGCCCGCATATTATAGATTTTCCGCAAACATCCGAGGCAGTCCTCAATTTGGGTACGCTCAGGCATTGGAGACCATTTTGTGAAATCACCTACATTTTGAGTCAGCTCATATGTTAGATAAGATTTTATGCAATCATCCTTATTTTAATATGTACTGATGTAGCTGAATATAGATTAAGCTCAGATACCATGCAGACGATTTTCTGAAATCATCCTCACTTTGTCTTAGCTAAGATATTAGAGACGATTTTCTGAAGTCATCCTGATTTTGGGTGACATTGGAGAACATTTTAAGCAATCATCCTCATTTTGAGTAAGCTAACATATCAGAGACGCCTTTCTGAATTTTTGAGTAACATCGGAGAGCATTTTCCGCACTCATCATCAACATTTTGGGTAAGCCCAAGTATTAAACTAGGATATATGTAGAGTCGAATTTCGGCAAACATTCTCATTTTACGGAAGCAGAAATTCTAGAGACGATATTCCGcaatcatttatattttggaCACATGCAGCAACCTTAGAAAGCCTCTATTTtctcagggcttcacaaatCGTACATGTTTTTTGGCAGATATCTTAATCCGTCTATTTTCGGGATAAGACGACTCTCCGAAAAAATGGTAAAGGAGTTGACTTCTCGGATTAGGGTAAgtcaaaaagtttgaaatttctTGGCATGTTATGAATACTTTACAACATTTCATTTTGCCTGCAAAAATCTTGGCAACTTGTGTTTTGAGATTTCTATGTTGCTATGTAAATTCACCTTTGGGAGGAAATGTAGCAGGAGGAACCAGTTAGTTATGGCGCCGGTTGCTATGTGTACTAGGAACAAGTGTATAATTTAAGAAAACAGTCATTTCAATTGCAGAATGAAGCGTAATTACAGCTGGAATACAGTCAAATCGTTCATATCATAGCCACTGAAAGCTAAGAAGCCGACCAGAATGTTCAGCGAGACTTTCGTTGGTGTGTTTACCGGAATCATAACTTCATATTTCAGCAATGTTTACCTGAAATGAATCGGGTTGTGAGTGACAAACTTAGTGAAATCAAGAAAGACATCGCGGAACTTGGCAAGGGACCATCAACTGATGAGGAGGAGAGGAGGAGAGAATTTCTGTCCGTAAGTCcaaaaactatttaaaaaactaagaaaaaacaactgaaatttaaaaccaaaacaaGTCACCGTTAACAGAAAAACTAAGAGTATATGAAAGAATAAAAGACATTTTATTGAATCATTTTCAGCAAGGCGTCTTTATTTTATGGTGCAGTTTTAGCATCGATAGGACTAAACACATTGACTTTCTCGTTTTACATTCACCTATATATACTGACATGGGGCGTACGTTTTCGTCCTAATATGTAGACCTACTGGTGCATATGAAGTATCTGTTTCTGT
Proteins encoded in this region:
- the LOC135476919 gene encoding interferon-induced GTP-binding protein Mx1-like; protein product: MATSGLKFHSANEDSATPEESAKSQSSWDTIGQGYVITSLKTSFDQHARPLLDTIDLIRSLGLEGRGFQLPKIVVIGDQSVGKSSCLEALSGIQLPRGDGIVTRTPLEMRMRTARIGTGWRCRIQYKDHKGQHVNTEINNSSEVGEGVKEAQSRIMGDTSGISDSLITLEVESPDVPDLTLIDLPGIARYSEANAQIEQQVLQRKVPVLPWGRTNSECRCNFCRVRERENLAVSRPKQHQAESRYCGLEKRYDPSIIQLIKKFIKSDNTIILAVFPAGTDVDTVAAFRLARDVDPELKRTMGVVTKMDLVGPGSEKFVLDTLNNKKVKLNLGMFAVRCRNQDEVERGIPLQEACRKEEDFFHSHPHFGYLNPSIFGIRRLSEKMVKELTSRIRQCLPEMNRVVSDKLSEIKKDIAELGKGPSTDEEERRREFLSLLTEYTDSIEKVCSGLYRHQENKVKLFSMWREETHTFAHKIREVTELGVKESLERDEGILQTLKMQRGCELPGFVNSFPVCESIISYLLVAWNKPAMEYVAGVRNHVETVLREMATLTFDKYPNLATRVKEIVDERLQIAIQSTESDITKIFDQESTVWTQDGTYVEQLNAVKKSAEKMKPNAAEGEDKLVGWNRYAEDVMDGVSAYMQVASRRIMDTIPQSVHYHTLKVLSAKIKEYVLCIASNPSAIDDLFKEREEIAHRREEMLDLQQRWRRAERQLAAL